From the genome of Vicia villosa cultivar HV-30 ecotype Madison, WI linkage group LG2, Vvil1.0, whole genome shotgun sequence, one region includes:
- the LOC131647283 gene encoding senescence-associated carboxylesterase 101-like isoform X1 yields MVQSQLFSNGIELASFVTSSNLLRKSWNLIKSRNVDIASNVGVGLSWKLYKEPNIDVTIIAFEANPSDSFILQSELVSFAKLKENNSLNFEFLSTKNISLNITAVSLFCENHQIFDQLKTEVISSSKLIITGLALGGSIASLFTLLLLESIDSKKKKPICITFGSPLIGDKSLQQALSQNCTWNSCFLHIVSCNDPLPRRFIKDHTSSYVPFGTFLMCYDSYSTCFENHESVLTILETSIHDQNQVFDSIEYENIVESLYRKTICKDITNQNQDMSYSDSLHACINLQLLALGLTPHMQQQQDMDITLVKKMEDLEKKFIFQKKDKFDPSRKLNLMKKDMVDLELYKKVSKVRNLGYYDSYKKMDFECDQDIVKNHKSLTFYWKEMVEKSLMKPQKEEASLRTRWLYGGTTYRRMVEPLDISQYYLKGGKDYVTKARSSHYKQLEDWLVEEATTNSYTNGSQNVTRDDVESILTLDSCFWAHVEEALISCKQLRDEKSSVIEKKDATRKLIEFENYVYGLLMEYAVSPEIFLSGSSYMQWWNEYKEIKGTLYSSKLTCFMSNAYNYNVQYVGGSYNFK; encoded by the exons ATGGTCCAATCTCAATT ATTTAGCAATGGAATTGAACTTGCATCATTTGTAACAAGTTCTAATCTTCTTCGAAAATCATGGAACCTTATCAAATCTCGTAATGTAGATATTGCTTCAAATGTTGGTGTTGGACTATCATGGAAACTTTATAAAGAACCAAACATTGATGTTACAATCATAGCATTTGAAGCTAACCCTTCAGATTCTTTCATTCTTCAATCAGAATTGGTTTCTTTTGCTAAACTCAAGGAAAATAATTCCCTTAATTTTGAGTTCTTGTCTACTAAAAACATTTCTCTTAACATCACCGCAGTTTCACTCTTTTGTGAAAATcatcagatatttgatcagttgAAAACTGAG GTTATTAGCTCCTCTAAGTTGATAATTACTGGACTTGCTCTTGGAGGATCAATTGCTTCACTCTTCACTTTATTACTATTAGAAAGCATtgattcaaaaaagaaaaaacctaTTTGCATCACATTTGGTTCTCCCTTAATTGGTGACAAAAGCTTACAACAAGCCTTATCACAAAATTGTACATGGAATTCTTGCTTTTTGCACATTGTTTCTTGCAATGATCCACTTCCAAGGAGGTTCATCAAAGATCATACTAGCTCTTATGTGCCATTTGGAACATTTCTCATGTGCTATGATTCATATTCCACTTGTTTTGAGAATCATGAGTCTGTTTTGACAATTCTTGAGACTTCAATCCATGATCAAAATCAAGTTTTTGATTCTATAGAGTATGAGAACATTGTTGAAAGTCTTTATCGAAAAACAATTTGCAAGGACataacaaatcagaatcaagacATGAGTTATTCTGATTCACTACACGCGTGTATCAACTTGCAATTGTTGGCATTAGGATTAACTCCACATATGCAG CAGCAACAAGACATGGATATTACTTTGGTAAAAAAGATGGAGGACTTagagaaaaaatttatttttcagaAGAAGGATAAATTTGATCCATCCAGAAAATTGAATTTAATGAAGAAAGACATGGTTGACCTCGAATTGTACAAGAAGGTTTCGAAAGTTCGAAATTTAGGATACTATGATAGCTACAAGAAAATGGACTTTGAATGCGACCAAGACATTGTTAAAAACCATAAAAGCCTCACATTTTATTGGAAAGAAATGGTCGAAAAATCATTGATGAAACCACAGAAAGAAGAGGCATCGCTTCGTACTCGCTGGCTCTACGGAGGAACGACTTATAGGAGAATGGTTGAACCATTAGATATTTCTCAATACTATCTCAAAGGTGGTAAAGACTATGTGACTAAAGCAAGATCTAGTCACTACAAACAATTGGAGGATTGGCTTGTAGAAGAAGCAACAACAAATTCCTACACAAATGGTTCACAAAATGTGACTAGAGATGATGTGGAATCAATTTTAACTCTTGATTCTTGCTTTTGGGCACATGTTGAAGAGGCTCTAATTTCATGCAAACAATTGAGGGATGAGAAATCTAGTGTCATTGAAAAGAAAGATGCAACAAGAAAAttgattgagtttgaaaattATGTTTATGGATTGCTTATGGAATATGCAGTGTCACCAGAGATTTTCCTTAGTGGAAGTAGCTATATGCAATGGTGGAATGAGTATAAGGAAATTAAGGGAACTTTGTATAGTTCAAAACTCACATGTTTTATGAGCAATGCTTATAATTATAATGTGCAATATGTTGGAGGAAGTTATAATTTTAAATGA
- the LOC131647282 gene encoding gibberellin-regulated protein 14-like, which produces MLQKMASKSILLLAIFLVVATKVYSYEEDLKIVVNYANPSAPSVLAPPVKPSPTPVVTAPTPPSPVKTPPTTPPPLNAPLSPPLSKTPYQTPPIVKPPSPLPVTAPTQPPTSQPPVAKTPLAPPTPFVKSLRDCIPLCGYRCQLHSRKNLCLRACVTCCNRCRCVPPGTYGNREKCGKCYTDMLTRGNRYKCP; this is translated from the exons ATGCTCCAAAAAATGGCTTCAAAATCCATTCTTCTTCTAGCCATTTTTCTTGTGGTGGCCACTAAG GTTTATTCGTATGAGGAAGATCTCAAAATAGTG gtgaactatGCAAACCCTTCAGCTCCTTCTGTTCTAGCTCCACCAGTAAAACCATCACCAACACCTGTAGTGACGGCTCCAACACCGCCTTCTCCGGTGAAGACACCGCCAACAACTCCACCACCTTTGAATGCTCCTCTTTCTCCCCCATTGTCAAAAACACCTTATCAAACACCACCTATTGTGAAACCACCTTCACCACTACCAGTCACAGCACCCACTCAGCCACCAACTTCTCAGCCCCCTGTTGCCAAAACTCCACTGGCACCACCTACTCCATTCGTCAAATCATTGAGGG ATTGTATTCCACTATGTGGCTATAGGTGCCAATTACATTCAAGGAAGAACTTATGCTTGAGAGCATGCGTAACATGTTGTAACCGTTGCAGATGTGTCCCTCCAGGAACCTATGGCAACAGAGAAAAATGTGGCAAATGCTACACTGATATGTTGACTCGTGGCAACAGATACAAGTGTCCGTAG
- the LOC131647284 gene encoding peroxidase 31-like, translated as MAATKTSTTLLPLFFFFSLFLNLSESRLTLDYYKQTCPQFEQIVQQTVTSKQIQSPTTAAATLRLFLHDCLLPNGCDASVLLSSTPFNKAERDNDINLSLPGDAFDLIVRIKTALEFSCPNTVSCSDILATATRDLLIMLGGPHYNVYLGRRDGRASASPSVNGHLPKPSMPMSQIIEIFTKRGFTVEEMVALSGAHTVGFSHCSEFSSEIYNNSSSPNSPSSYNPRFAEALRSACRDYQKNPTLSIFNDVMTPNKFDNVYFQNLPKGLGVLKSDHGLFSDPLTKPFVETFAADEDRFFKVFASSMQKLSLLGVKTGRRGEIRRRCDQIN; from the coding sequence atggcagcaacaaaaacatcaacaacGTTGTTGccattgttcttcttcttctccctttTCCTTAACCTCTCCGAATCAAGACTCACCTTAGACTACTACAAACAAACATGTCCACAATTCGAACAAATCGTCCAACAAACAGTAACCTCAAAACAGATCCAATCCCCAACAACCGCCGCCGCCACACTCCGCCTCTTCCTCCACGACTGCCTCCTCCCTAACGGCTGCGACGCCTCCGTCCTCCTCTCCTCCACCCCCTTCAACAAAGCCGAACGCGACAACGACATCAACCTCTCCCTCCCCGGCGACGCTTTCGACCTCATCGTCCGCATCAAAACCGCCCTCGAATTCTCATGTCCCAACACCGTCTCTTGCTCCGACATCCTCGCCACCGCCACACGCGACCTCTTAATCATGCTCGGTGGTCCCCACTACAACGTCTACCTCGGCCGCCGCGACGGTAGAGCCTCCGCTTCCCCCTCCGTCAACGGCCACCTCCCTAAACCATCAATGCCCATGTCACAAATCATCGAAATCTTCACCAAACGCGGCTTCACCGTCGAAGAAATGGTAGCACTCTCCGGTGCTCACACCGTTGGATTCTCACATTGTTCCGAATTCTCATCCGAAATATACAACAACTCCTCATCCCCCAATTCACCAAGCTCATACAACCCTCGTTTCGCCGAAGCGTTACGAAGTGCTTGccgtgattatcagaagaatcCAACTTTATCCATTTTCAACGATGTGATGACACCGAACAAGTTCGATAATGTTTATTTTCAGAATCTTCCAAAAGGTTTAGGGGTTCTGAAATCGGATCATGGGTTGTTTAGTGACCCGTTAACGAAACCTTTTGTGGAAACTTTTGCTGCGGATGAAGATAGATTCTTCAAGGTTTTTGCTAGCTCAATGCAGAAGCTTAGTCTTTTGGGTGTTAAAACTGGTAGGAGAGGTGAGATCAGAAGAAGATGTGATCAGATTAAttga
- the LOC131652778 gene encoding senescence-associated carboxylesterase 101-like, whose protein sequence is MTHLKLFSSGIEHASFVTSYEILKKTWNVILYSYEDIDSNVGVGLCWNVYKEQTSDLTIIAFEATSDCSNLKSDLVLSSDLKGKNFVQFEFLSSKSIPVFSINSAAVSIFCDNFQKLDQLKSEILSKNPVTPLIVTGKGLGGSIASLFTISLLDNIGSTKNRPLCITFGSPLVGDKKLQQAISRSSYWNSCFLNIVSCNDPLPRQFIADHMPFGTFLFCSDSDSTCFENPDSNLEIITTLSKVHGQNQRFQSDEYGNIVEKLRRNAVFKDSSTPAGDKTRSDSLAIGISLQLHALGLTSDILKEHNIDINVLETKIKKLEERFILLKRISFDPSKKLNQMKGHAAQLEWYKKETKNRNIGYYDSYKNMNSPFDHDVVEFHKKLTNYWEKMVEEVEMKPQKEGAAFRTRWIYAGTTYRRMVEPLAIAQYYKEGGRDYVNEKRSKHFKNLEEWLKQGSKKAKNELNSTSRKTVEVILTIDSCFWAHVEEAILACKELKEVKDKDEVMKKLVEFEDYVYGLLKDYAVSPEIFLRQSSFMSWWKDYKAIKGFSYTSKLADFMNDIGKVKQYGLGAYDFP, encoded by the exons ATGACACACCTTAAACT attTAGTAGTGGAATTGAGCATGCTTCATTTGTGACAAGCTATGAAATCCTTAAAAAAACATGGAATGTTATCTTATATAGCTATGAAGACATAGATTCAAACGTTGGTGTTGGATTGTGTTGGAATGTTTATAAAGAACAAACTTCAGATTTGACTATTATAGCCTTTGAAGCTACTTCAGATTGTTCTAATCTTAAAAGTGATTTGGTTTTGTCTTCTGATCTTAAAGGGAAGAATTTTGTTCAGTTTGAGTTTTTGAGTTCTAAGAGTATCCCTGTTTTCTCGATTAATAGTGCTGCTGTTTCAATCTTTTGTGATAATTTTCAGAAGCTGGATCAGTTGAAATCTGAG ATTTTGAGTAAAAATCCAGTGACTCCATTGATTGTTACTGGAAAAGGTCTCGGAGGATCGATTGCTTCACTCTTCACAATATCACTATTAGATAACATTGGTTCAACCAAAAATCGACCACTATGCATCACATTCGGTTCGCCTCTTGTTGGTGACAAGAAGTTGCAACAAGCTATATCGCGCAGTTCTTATTGGAATTCTTGCTTTTTAAACATTGTTTCATGCAATGATCCTCTTCCAAGGCAATTCATCGCAGATCACATGCCTTTCGGAACGTTTCTGTTCTGTTCTGATTCAGATTCTACTTGTTTCGAGAATCCTGATTCGAATTTGGAAATAATAACGACATTAAGCAAAGTACATGGTCAAAATCAAAGATTTCAATCGGATGAATATGGAAATATAGTCGAAAAACTCAGACGTAATGCGGTTTTCAAGGATTCTTCTACCCCGGCCGGAGATAAGACTCGTTCGGATTCACTTGCAATTGGTATCAGTTTGCAGTTACATGCATTAGGATTGACATCAGACATTCTG AAAGAGCATAACATTGATATCAATGTCTTGGAAACAAAGATAAAGAAGCTAGAAGAAAGATTCATTCTTCTGAAGAGGATATCATTCGATCCGTCCAAGAAATTGAATCAAATGAAGGGACACGCAGCGCAACTCGAATGGtacaaaaaggaaacaaaaaaccGTAACATAGGATACTATGACAGCTACAAAAACATGAACTCGCCATTTGATCACGACGTTGTTGAGTTTCATAAAAAGTTAACAAATTATTGGGAAAAAATGGTTGAAGAAGTTGAAATGAAGCCTCAAAAAGAAGGCGCAGCGTTTCGTACGCGCTGGATCTATGCAGGAACTACTTACAGAAGAATGGTCGAACCTTTAGCTATTGCACAATACTACAAAGAAGGTGGAAGAGATTACGTGAATGAAAAAAGATCGAAACACTTCAAGAATTTGGAGGAATGGTTGAAACAAGGTTCGAAAAAAGCTAAAAATGAACTAAATAGTACGAGTCGGAAGACGGTAGAAGTGATTTTGACTATAGATTCTTGCTTTTGGGCGCATGTCGAAGAAGCTATACTTGCATGCAAAGAGTTGAAGGAAGTGAAAGATAAAGATGAGGTAATGAAgaaattggttgaatttgaggacTATGTTTATGGTTTGCTCAAGGATTATGCTGTTTCACCTGAGATTTTTTTGAGGCAAAGTAGCTTTATGAGTTGGTGGAAAGATTATAAAGCTATTAAGGGATTTTCATACACTTCAAAACTTGCTGATTTCATGAATGATATTGGAAAGGTTAAGCAATATGGTTTGGGAGCTTATGATTTTCCCTGA
- the LOC131647283 gene encoding senescence-associated carboxylesterase 101-like isoform X2, with amino-acid sequence MVQSQLFSNGIELASFVTSSNLLRKSWNLIKSRNVDIASNVGVGLSWKLYKEPNIDVTIIAFEANPSDSFILQSELVSFAKLKENNSLNFEFLSTKNISLNITAVSLFCENHQIFDQLKTEVISSSKLIITGLALGGSIASLFTLLLLESIDSKKKKPICITFGSPLIGDKSLQQALSQNCTWNSCFLHIVSCNDPLPRRFIKDHTSSYVPFGTFLMCYDSYSTCFENHESVLTILETSIHDQNQVFDSIEYENIVESLYRKTICKDITNQNQDMSYSDSLHACINLQLLALGLTPHMQQQDMDITLVKKMEDLEKKFIFQKKDKFDPSRKLNLMKKDMVDLELYKKVSKVRNLGYYDSYKKMDFECDQDIVKNHKSLTFYWKEMVEKSLMKPQKEEASLRTRWLYGGTTYRRMVEPLDISQYYLKGGKDYVTKARSSHYKQLEDWLVEEATTNSYTNGSQNVTRDDVESILTLDSCFWAHVEEALISCKQLRDEKSSVIEKKDATRKLIEFENYVYGLLMEYAVSPEIFLSGSSYMQWWNEYKEIKGTLYSSKLTCFMSNAYNYNVQYVGGSYNFK; translated from the exons ATGGTCCAATCTCAATT ATTTAGCAATGGAATTGAACTTGCATCATTTGTAACAAGTTCTAATCTTCTTCGAAAATCATGGAACCTTATCAAATCTCGTAATGTAGATATTGCTTCAAATGTTGGTGTTGGACTATCATGGAAACTTTATAAAGAACCAAACATTGATGTTACAATCATAGCATTTGAAGCTAACCCTTCAGATTCTTTCATTCTTCAATCAGAATTGGTTTCTTTTGCTAAACTCAAGGAAAATAATTCCCTTAATTTTGAGTTCTTGTCTACTAAAAACATTTCTCTTAACATCACCGCAGTTTCACTCTTTTGTGAAAATcatcagatatttgatcagttgAAAACTGAG GTTATTAGCTCCTCTAAGTTGATAATTACTGGACTTGCTCTTGGAGGATCAATTGCTTCACTCTTCACTTTATTACTATTAGAAAGCATtgattcaaaaaagaaaaaacctaTTTGCATCACATTTGGTTCTCCCTTAATTGGTGACAAAAGCTTACAACAAGCCTTATCACAAAATTGTACATGGAATTCTTGCTTTTTGCACATTGTTTCTTGCAATGATCCACTTCCAAGGAGGTTCATCAAAGATCATACTAGCTCTTATGTGCCATTTGGAACATTTCTCATGTGCTATGATTCATATTCCACTTGTTTTGAGAATCATGAGTCTGTTTTGACAATTCTTGAGACTTCAATCCATGATCAAAATCAAGTTTTTGATTCTATAGAGTATGAGAACATTGTTGAAAGTCTTTATCGAAAAACAATTTGCAAGGACataacaaatcagaatcaagacATGAGTTATTCTGATTCACTACACGCGTGTATCAACTTGCAATTGTTGGCATTAGGATTAACTCCACATATGCAG CAACAAGACATGGATATTACTTTGGTAAAAAAGATGGAGGACTTagagaaaaaatttatttttcagaAGAAGGATAAATTTGATCCATCCAGAAAATTGAATTTAATGAAGAAAGACATGGTTGACCTCGAATTGTACAAGAAGGTTTCGAAAGTTCGAAATTTAGGATACTATGATAGCTACAAGAAAATGGACTTTGAATGCGACCAAGACATTGTTAAAAACCATAAAAGCCTCACATTTTATTGGAAAGAAATGGTCGAAAAATCATTGATGAAACCACAGAAAGAAGAGGCATCGCTTCGTACTCGCTGGCTCTACGGAGGAACGACTTATAGGAGAATGGTTGAACCATTAGATATTTCTCAATACTATCTCAAAGGTGGTAAAGACTATGTGACTAAAGCAAGATCTAGTCACTACAAACAATTGGAGGATTGGCTTGTAGAAGAAGCAACAACAAATTCCTACACAAATGGTTCACAAAATGTGACTAGAGATGATGTGGAATCAATTTTAACTCTTGATTCTTGCTTTTGGGCACATGTTGAAGAGGCTCTAATTTCATGCAAACAATTGAGGGATGAGAAATCTAGTGTCATTGAAAAGAAAGATGCAACAAGAAAAttgattgagtttgaaaattATGTTTATGGATTGCTTATGGAATATGCAGTGTCACCAGAGATTTTCCTTAGTGGAAGTAGCTATATGCAATGGTGGAATGAGTATAAGGAAATTAAGGGAACTTTGTATAGTTCAAAACTCACATGTTTTATGAGCAATGCTTATAATTATAATGTGCAATATGTTGGAGGAAGTTATAATTTTAAATGA